The DNA region ATAGCCTTTCAGATATTTTTCCGACATTTGTTGCGAGAGGAAACAGGTCGTGCCCAAGTAGCCGCCTTCAGTCAGAACAACTTTAGCCGATTTATAATCATCATCGGCTTTTTTAATCCATTCTTTGGCAAGTATCAGGTTATTTTTTTTCATAAACCAGTTTGCCTGAATTAATTATTCCCAAAATAAATCCGTCGCCAAGTCTGGTGCGCCTGGCAATCTCTGCCGGCGTATAGACTAAAATATCAACCGGAACTTGTCGATCAAGAAGAAGTCTGGAAACTTCACGATTACGTTCGCGGCGCGGCTTGATTGTTTTTTTAACTATAAAAAAATCAATGTCGCTGCTTGAAGTGATTTTTCCCTCCGCAAAAGAGCCAAAAATATATATTTTTTCCGGCTCGTATTCCTGCTTGATTTTTTCCACGAATCTGGCGGCTTCTTTTTGATAAAATTCTTTTCTGCTCATGAATATATATTACCTTTTTTACTTATAAATTGTCAAAATATAAT from Bacteroidales bacterium includes:
- a CDS encoding nucleotidyltransferase domain-containing protein; its protein translation is MEKIKQEYEPEKIYIFGSFAEGKITSSSDIDFFIVKKTIKPRRERNREVSRLLLDRQVPVDILVYTPAEIARRTRLGDGFILGIINSGKLVYEKK